From a region of the Candidatus Methylomirabilota bacterium genome:
- a CDS encoding ADOP family duplicated permease, which produces MSRSHMMTVSERWFRLLLRFYPADFRDEMGDALVEAYRDRAQDVLRRGGTLRLAAVCVRALADSLRNGVGERLRPAISWRRSGDWGRDVEHAIRRLRRAPTLVLSTVATLGVGLGLSAVVYTVVQRVLIDPMPYKDPDDLYYVWRDYGPIADLKRGMLAGTDVVELQKAGGVIEQVVGLGRQLNTFSIGSESEPIEIPVMFTSPALFDLLGVPPALGRGFAAHEVGPGVSSVMVLTHELWNRLGADPEVIGREVRLNNRPYQVIGVLPRGFVFARNESAGPPQPADAFIPFRVLLEDANPRDGSYAGLIRARRGTTPEQLAAAVEAVGRTVDRRDFHGRGLRLYPVGLKSDLVAGVRPALVALALGGVFLVLAVMVNLASVLLARTAQREQELAVSRALGASGAAVARATLFEGALLGLGGGGVAALGAFWATRALVALAPLDLPRREAIAVDGRIAGVAIAAGALIGLLAALAPATWAARASLSSLLASSAVRGGGGHGRLRRGMVVTQVALSLVLLAAGGLVVRSFERLLRVDPGFRPEGVLSLWVRMPPEFFPEGKDVVALQDRIEQELAALPGVSGASATSVLPFSPRALPAFHAASSYQTAITFPGAPGNTGDADRDAPLVDLVGARPTYFDVMGIRLLAGRGFDPARREDEALIDGALARQFFPTTSPIGAEVRIGDRPLTIVGVVRQPRLYDVHQDGRPQLFVRAEGFVRHQAFVLRTDRDPRALIPDVRLAIRRIDPRLVAAQIRPMGDLVGHSLRRQHISAVLLSAFALGALLLAAMGLYGVVAGAVMRRRHELALRMAVGADHRALLRLVLREGASLVMAGVLMGAPGIYFAGRVIRGVLLGVTPLDPLTLTSVAVGLGLVTMLACYVPARRVLGIDPAQLLRRE; this is translated from the coding sequence ATGAGCCGGAGTCATATGATGACCGTCTCGGAGCGGTGGTTCAGGCTGTTGCTTCGCTTCTACCCCGCCGACTTCCGCGACGAGATGGGCGACGCGCTGGTCGAGGCGTACCGCGACCGCGCGCAGGACGTCCTGCGCCGTGGCGGGACCCTCCGCCTGGCGGCGGTGTGCGTCCGGGCGCTCGCGGACTCGCTGCGCAACGGCGTGGGCGAGCGGCTCCGGCCAGCAATATCGTGGCGGCGCAGCGGCGACTGGGGCCGCGATGTCGAGCACGCGATCCGCCGGTTGAGGCGTGCGCCGACGCTGGTCCTGTCAACGGTGGCGACACTCGGGGTTGGTCTGGGCCTGTCCGCCGTCGTCTACACGGTCGTCCAAAGGGTCCTGATCGACCCGATGCCATACAAGGACCCGGACGACCTGTACTACGTATGGCGAGACTACGGCCCGATTGCCGACCTGAAGCGCGGCATGCTGGCCGGGACGGACGTCGTGGAGCTTCAGAAGGCCGGCGGGGTCATCGAGCAGGTCGTGGGCCTCGGCCGCCAGCTCAACACGTTCTCCATCGGGAGCGAGAGCGAGCCGATCGAGATTCCGGTGATGTTCACGTCGCCGGCGTTGTTCGACCTGCTGGGCGTGCCGCCCGCGCTCGGACGCGGCTTTGCGGCCCACGAAGTCGGGCCAGGGGTGTCATCGGTGATGGTGCTGACGCATGAGCTGTGGAATCGGCTCGGCGCCGATCCCGAGGTCATCGGCCGCGAGGTGCGCCTGAACAACCGGCCCTACCAAGTCATCGGCGTCCTGCCGCGCGGCTTCGTGTTCGCCCGGAACGAGAGTGCGGGGCCGCCGCAGCCGGCCGATGCCTTCATCCCGTTTCGTGTCCTGCTCGAAGACGCCAATCCGCGAGACGGATCGTATGCGGGCCTCATCCGCGCGCGGCGAGGCACCACCCCCGAGCAACTGGCCGCCGCCGTGGAAGCCGTGGGCCGGACCGTGGACCGCCGCGATTTCCACGGGCGCGGGCTGAGACTGTATCCGGTGGGACTGAAGTCCGACCTCGTCGCCGGCGTGCGGCCTGCCCTGGTGGCGCTCGCTCTCGGTGGCGTGTTCCTCGTCCTGGCGGTCATGGTCAACCTCGCATCGGTCTTGCTCGCGCGGACCGCCCAGCGCGAGCAGGAGCTGGCGGTCTCGCGCGCCCTGGGCGCGAGCGGGGCCGCCGTCGCGCGGGCAACGCTGTTCGAGGGAGCGTTGCTGGGGCTGGGGGGCGGCGGCGTGGCCGCGCTCGGCGCTTTCTGGGCCACGCGGGCCCTCGTCGCGCTGGCGCCGCTGGACCTGCCGCGCCGGGAGGCGATCGCCGTGGACGGGCGCATCGCCGGTGTCGCGATCGCGGCCGGTGCGTTGATCGGCCTTCTCGCGGCTCTGGCCCCGGCGACCTGGGCGGCTCGCGCCTCGCTGTCTTCACTCCTCGCGAGCAGCGCGGTCCGCGGCGGCGGCGGCCACGGACGCTTGCGGCGCGGCATGGTGGTGACCCAGGTGGCCTTATCGCTCGTGCTGCTCGCCGCCGGCGGGCTGGTGGTGCGCAGCTTCGAGCGGCTGCTGCGCGTCGATCCCGGTTTCCGGCCCGAAGGCGTCCTCAGCCTCTGGGTTCGTATGCCGCCTGAGTTCTTTCCCGAAGGGAAAGACGTGGTCGCGCTCCAGGACCGGATCGAGCAGGAGTTGGCCGCGTTGCCCGGCGTGAGCGGCGCGAGCGCGACGTCCGTCCTTCCGTTCAGCCCGCGAGCACTGCCGGCGTTCCACGCCGCGTCGTCCTATCAGACCGCGATCACCTTTCCGGGGGCGCCCGGCAACACGGGCGACGCCGACCGGGACGCGCCGCTAGTCGATCTAGTCGGAGCGCGACCCACGTACTTCGACGTCATGGGCATTCGCCTGCTGGCCGGCCGCGGCTTCGACCCCGCGCGCCGAGAGGACGAAGCCCTGATCGACGGCGCGCTGGCCAGACAGTTCTTTCCGACGACGAGCCCGATCGGGGCGGAGGTACGGATCGGGGACCGTCCGCTCACGATCGTGGGCGTGGTGCGGCAGCCGCGGCTGTACGACGTCCATCAGGATGGGCGCCCGCAGCTCTTCGTCCGCGCGGAGGGTTTTGTTCGGCACCAGGCGTTCGTGCTGCGGACGGACCGGGACCCGCGCGCGCTGATCCCGGACGTGCGTCTGGCGATACGGCGCATCGACCCGCGCCTCGTGGCCGCGCAGATCCGGCCGATGGGGGACCTGGTCGGCCACTCGCTGCGACGCCAGCACATCAGCGCCGTGCTGCTCTCCGCATTCGCGCTCGGCGCGCTGCTCCTCGCCGCGATGGGCTTGTACGGCGTCGTGGCCGGCGCCGTCATGCGCCGCCGTCACGAGCTCGCCTTGAGGATGGCCGTGGGCGCCGACCATCGTGCGCTGTTGCGACTCGTCCTCCGAGAGGGTGCGTCCCTCGTGATGGCGGGTGTGCTGATGGGCGCGCCGGGCATCTACTTCGCGGGACGCGTCATCCGCGGCGTGCTGCTGGGTGTGACGCCGCTCGATCCGCTCACGCTCACCTCGGTAGCCGTGGGCCTCGGCCTCGTCACGATGCTCGCCTGCTACGTTCCCGCCCGGCGCGTGCTGGGGATCGACCCGGCGCAGTTGCTTCGGCGCGAGTGA